A genome region from Bdellovibrionales bacterium includes the following:
- a CDS encoding LysE family transporter → MTHLSIYFVQWLTLIALFSIAVMSPGPDFVVVVRNSVAHSRRAGVFTALGLGLSILVHVTYTVAGIATLIAQSIMLFNVIKYAGAAYLIYLGIQALRSHGMGRATVDRALKAEKKIKPVSDAAAFGSGFLTNLLNPKATLFFLAIFSQIIKGDTPIVWMAVYGITCSVIITAWFSLVAFVLTQAKVRNAFLKATKWIDRGCGLVLMGLGIKVALSSR, encoded by the coding sequence GTGACCCATCTTTCAATATATTTCGTCCAGTGGTTGACATTAATTGCTCTCTTTTCGATCGCGGTGATGTCACCTGGGCCTGATTTTGTTGTTGTGGTTCGTAATTCTGTGGCGCATTCACGACGCGCTGGTGTTTTTACGGCACTCGGTCTTGGTCTTAGTATCCTTGTTCATGTGACGTACACTGTTGCAGGCATTGCGACGCTGATTGCGCAATCAATTATGCTCTTTAATGTCATTAAGTACGCTGGTGCGGCCTATCTTATCTATCTTGGCATTCAAGCCCTTCGCTCGCACGGGATGGGACGGGCGACGGTTGATCGGGCGCTGAAAGCTGAAAAGAAGATTAAGCCTGTGTCCGATGCTGCGGCATTTGGGTCTGGCTTTTTGACGAACCTTCTTAATCCCAAGGCGACGTTGTTTTTTTTGGCCATTTTTAGCCAGATTATCAAGGGGGATACGCCCATAGTGTGGATGGCTGTATATGGCATTACATGTAGCGTTATTATTACGGCTTGGTTTAGCCTTGTGGCTTTCGTGTTGACGCAAGCGAAAGTCAGGAATGCGTTTCTGAAAGCTACAAAATGGATTGATCGTGGCTGTGGACTGGTTTTGATGGGGCTTGGGATTAAGGTTGCCTTGAGTTCGCGGTAA
- the rbfA gene encoding 30S ribosome-binding factor RbfA yields the protein MRTQRQLKVGEEIRHALAMMFQRGDVPWPRDFMPPIVTISEVQISPDLQNATAFFTILGGSVEAKEVRRVLNKIVGFFRREIAKSVRLRLVPKLDFKEDTSFVYASNIDRLLSDPAVAKDLKREDPSLEAQAADDE from the coding sequence ATGCGAACACAAAGACAATTAAAGGTCGGGGAAGAAATCCGGCACGCTCTGGCGATGATGTTTCAGCGCGGCGATGTTCCATGGCCGCGTGATTTTATGCCGCCTATCGTGACAATTTCCGAGGTGCAGATCAGCCCCGATTTGCAAAACGCGACGGCGTTCTTCACGATTTTAGGCGGTAGCGTTGAGGCGAAAGAGGTTCGCCGCGTCCTGAACAAAATCGTCGGCTTTTTCCGGCGCGAGATTGCGAAGTCCGTTCGCCTGCGCCTAGTGCCTAAACTGGATTTCAAAGAAGATACCAGCTTTGTTTATGCCTCGAACATCGACCGCCTTCTTAGCGATCCCGCCGTGGCCAAGGATTTGAAGCGCGAGGATCCATCGCTTGAGGCTCAAGCGGCGGATGATGAATAA
- the truB gene encoding tRNA pseudouridine(55) synthase TruB produces MNNPISPIPHGWLILDKPLGLTSTQALGKVRRLMGGKKAGHGGTLDPLATGILPLAFGEATKIVPYVMDGDKEYLFTVQWGEQRTTDDGEGEVMAVSDCRPDENSIRAELPFFVGEVDQTPPTFSAIKIGGQRAYDLARAGKPPEMTPRKVRIDALELIGMPSPDRADFKVKCGKGTYVRSLGRDLALKLGTFGFIAALRRTKVGPFTLENAFSLEKLEELSHKGDALTALLAIGSALDDIPGLTLTASEAQRLRAGQSLLIKPHQVALMGAPVILASHQGVPVALVEAKFGSFVVVRGFTF; encoded by the coding sequence ATGAATAACCCCATTTCTCCTATTCCTCATGGTTGGCTTATCCTCGACAAGCCTTTGGGGCTGACCTCAACGCAGGCGCTGGGCAAAGTGCGGCGGCTGATGGGTGGCAAGAAGGCGGGGCATGGTGGCACGCTGGATCCCCTTGCCACAGGCATTTTGCCGCTCGCGTTTGGTGAGGCGACGAAGATTGTCCCCTATGTCATGGATGGCGATAAGGAGTATCTGTTCACCGTCCAGTGGGGCGAGCAGCGCACCACCGATGACGGCGAGGGTGAGGTTATGGCGGTAAGTGATTGTCGTCCCGATGAAAATTCCATCCGTGCCGAGCTGCCCTTTTTTGTGGGGGAGGTTGATCAGACTCCGCCAACCTTCTCGGCCATCAAGATCGGTGGGCAGAGGGCCTATGACCTCGCCCGCGCTGGCAAGCCGCCCGAGATGACGCCGCGCAAGGTTCGGATTGATGCTTTGGAGCTTATAGGGATGCCCTCGCCGGACAGGGCGGATTTTAAGGTTAAGTGCGGTAAGGGGACGTATGTCCGCTCCTTGGGGCGCGATTTGGCGCTGAAATTGGGGACTTTCGGGTTTATTGCGGCCTTACGGCGCACGAAAGTGGGGCCTTTTACCCTAGAAAATGCTTTTTCTCTGGAAAAGCTGGAAGAATTATCGCATAAGGGCGATGCCTTAACGGCATTGCTTGCGATCGGATCGGCGCTGGACGACATCCCGGGTTTGACCTTGACCGCAAGCGAGGCGCAGCGACTTCGCGCCGGACAATCTCTTTTGATCAAGCCTCATCAGGTGGCTTTGATGGGTGCGCCCGTGATTTTGGCCAGCCATCAGGGCGTTCCTGTGGCGCTTGTCGAAGCCAAGTTCGGATCGTTTGTCGTGGTGCGCGGTTTCACCTTTTAG
- the rpsO gene encoding 30S ribosomal protein S15 has product MSMTKAQKQAIVAHHARAKGDTGSPEVQVAILTRRINDLMDHFNKNKKDHHSRRGLLMMVSNRRGLLSYLKKTKPAVYEKLIAELGLRK; this is encoded by the coding sequence ATGTCGATGACCAAAGCCCAAAAGCAGGCGATTGTTGCCCACCATGCTCGCGCCAAAGGCGACACGGGTTCGCCCGAAGTGCAAGTTGCAATCCTGACGCGCCGCATTAATGATCTGATGGATCATTTTAACAAGAATAAGAAAGACCACCACTCGCGTCGTGGTCTGCTGATGATGGTAAGCAACCGTCGCGGCCTTCTGTCGTATTTGAAGAAAACCAAGCCCGCTGTTTATGAAAAGTTGATCGCAGAATTGGGCTTGCGGAAATGA